In Cytophagia bacterium CHB2, the sequence TTATGAGTTGATTCGCCAGGAAGCCACGAAATACCGTTGAGGGGTTTTTGCTAACGCGAATGCCAAAACTTCAAACTCTCAAACTCAGTGAAACTTATGAGCACAAAATTCTTTACAGTCTCGCTTACGATCATTTGCTTTTCCGCCATTCAAAGCTTCAGTCAAACTTTGACAAAAATCACCGACGCGAATAATCCGGTGGTCAACGACGTGTTCAACAGCGGTGGAGGGAGTTGGATCGATGTGAATAACGACGGGTATCTCGAATTGTTTGTGGCGCACGGCAATGACGCGAGCCAGAACAATTCACTGTATCTCAATGACAAAAGAGGCGGCTTCATCAAAGTGCAAACCGGCGCCCTGGTGAATGACGGCGGCACGTCTATTGGCAGCGTCTGGGCCGACTTCAATCACGATGGCAAGCTCGACGCATTCGTGACGAACCGTTTCAACTTCAAAAATTTTTTGTATCTCGGCAGCGACGACACGGTTTTCACGAAAATCACGACAGGGAATCCGGTCACCGACGTGGCCAGTTCCAACAGCAGCAGTTGGGTGGACGTGGACAACGACGGCGATCTCGATTTGTTCGTGGTCAACTTTGGCGCGCGCCATTTCTTTTATCGCAACGACGGCGCGCCAAATTTTAATCTCACGAAAATCGACACCGGTCTTGTGCTCGCGAACAACGGCAATTCGATTGTCGCGCATGGGCGGATTACAACAACGATCGCGCGCCGGATCTTTTTGTCGGCAACGGTGCGAACGAGAACGATTATCTGCTTACCAACTCCGGACGCGGCGCGTTTACACTTATGACTTTGAATGATGGCCGCAGCACATTGGGCGCAAGCTGGGGCGATTACGACAACGACGGCGATCTCGATTTGTTCGTCGCCAATTTTTTGAACCAGAATAATATGCTGTATCAAAACAGCGGCGCGCCGAATTACATTTTGACGCCGGTCGCGAGCAGCATCGTTGCCAACGACGGCGGCAGCTCGGTCGGCAGCGCGTGGGGCGATTATGACAACGACGGCGATCTCGACCTGTACGTGGCCAACGATATTGCTGCGGGCGGCTCGGGCCGAAATTTTCTTTATGAAAACAGCGGACCGCCGAATTACACCTTCACCAAAATCACCGCGGGCGAGGCGGTGAATGATATCGCCAATTCCTTTGGCTGCAATTGGGCGGATTATGATCGCGACGGCGATTTGGATTTGTTTGCCGCGAATCGGTTGAATCAGCGCAATCTTTTGTATCGCAACGAGGGCAATGGCAATCGCTGGCTCGCGCTCAAATGCGCGGGCACGATTTCAAACCGCACCGGCATCGGTGCGAAGGTGCGCGTCAAGGCGACGATCAACGGCGCGGCGCGTTGGCAAATGCAGGAGATCGTTCCGCAATCCGGCTATAATAACCAGAATTTGCATTTGCACTTTGGCTTGGGCAACGCAATGACCGTCGATTCGCTCAAAATCGAATGGCCTTCCGGCGCGATTGATGTCTTGAAGAATGTTCCTTCAAATCAGTTTCTTATCGTTATGGAAGGCGCCAATCCCACCGGCGTTCATGAGGGCGCGGTTTCGCCGCCGCAAGATTTCGGCCTGGAGCAGAATTATCCCAATCCATTTTCCGCGAATGGAGCGCCGGGTAACCCCGAAACACGCATTGCTTTTGCGCTGCCGGTTGCGAGTCGAGTTACGCTCACGGTTTTTGATATGACTGGCCGCGTCGTCGCCGAGTTGTTGCGCGGCCAACAGAAATTCGCCGGTCTGCACGAAATTAATTTCGCAGCGCAAAATCTCGCGAGCGGCGTTTATTTTTATGAACTGCAAGCCGTGCCGCTGCACGCACTCGCCTCTCCATTTGTCGCCAAAAAAGCCATGTCGATTGTCAAATGATTAACTGCCGAACGCACAGGAGTACAATATGCTCATACGCAAAATTTTTCTACCGCACGGTAAAAGCTTCATCTGCGCCGCCGTTATTTTGTTTACGCGGCCTGCCATGCTAAACGCCCAGCCTTTCACCAAAATCACCATCGGAACAATTGCCACCGACGTGCGAGATGCTTCGGGCGCGAGTTGGATCGATTATGAGGGCGACGGCGATCTCGATTTGTTCACGAGCAATCGTTCCATCGGCAACTATCTTTATCGCAACAACGGCAACGGCAGCTTTCCGCGCGTCAACGCCGGCAGTCTCACGACGATCAATTCCATCGGCAATAGTTGGGCGGATTACGACAATGACGGCGATCTCGATGTGTTCACGGTCGGCTTCAGTTCCGTGCTGCATCGCAATCAAGGCAACGGCACGTTCGTCAATGTGACGGTCAGCGCGTTGGGTCTTGCCAGTTCTAACTTGGCGGGATGGGGCTGTGCTTGGGCGGATTTTGACAACGATCGTCATGTGGATTTGGTCATCGCGCATGCCGCAGGCGCGCTCGGCACGTCGTTGCCCAATTTTCTCTTTCGCAACAAAGGCGACGGCACGTTCGAGCGCATCACGAACAGCCCTGTCGTGACGGGACTAGCGCCTTACACCGTTCCAACGTGGTCGGACTTTGATCAAGACGGCGATCAGGATTTGTTCATTGGCAGCGGGCCGGCGAACGGGACACGCGCCCGTGATTATTTGTATCGCAATCAACTCAAGCAAACCGGCGCGGCCACGTTCGAGCGCATCAACGAGGCGCCCATTGGCACCGATCTCGCCGACGGGCAAGTGTGGAATTGGATCGATTATGATAATGACGGCGATCTCGACGGTTATGTCACCAACTATTGGGGCGGCGTGAATAGCGGACTGCGGAATTTTTTTTATCGCAATGACGGCGGGACATATACCTCCATCACGAGCGGAGCGATTGCGACCGATGCTGGCCTTTCTTTGGCACAAGTGTGGGGCGATTTCGACAACGACGGTGACTTGGATGTTTTCTTGGCAGAAGACAACAACAACGGCGCAGCCAACAAATTTTATCAAAATAACGGCAACGGCACTTTCTCCCGCATTCTTACTGCGCCATTCACCACCGACATCGCGCCGAGTTGGGGCGCCACCGGCGGCGACTACGATAACGACGGCGATATTGACTTGTTCGTCCCCAATGTTCTTCGCCCAGCCATTCAAGCGCCGCCGCATTTTTATCGCAACGATTTGAGCAACAACAATCACTGGGTGAAACTCAAGCTGGTGGGAACGAGCAGCAATCGCGACGGCATTGGCGCGAAAATTCGCGCGAAGGCAACCATCGGCGGCAACACGTATTGGCAACTGCGCGAGGCCTCAAGCCAAAATACGTTTTGCGGGCAGAACAGTCCCGAGATTCATTTCGGTTTTGGTGATGCGAGCAACATTGATTCGCTGCGCATCGAATGGCCTTTGGGTCAGATTGATATTTATGCCAACGTGCAAACCAATGTTGTTTTTCAAGCCGTGGAAGGCACGGGCTTGAATCCGCTTTCGACTGCGGTTGAGGACGAATCTCCAACGACACCGTTGGGTTTTGCGCTCGAGCAGAATTATCCCAACCCATTTAATCCAACCACCCGTATTGCCTTTAAGCTGGCGGCGGCGAGTCGTGTCACACTCACGGTTTTCGATGTGACTGGCCGCGTCGTCGCAGAGTTGTTGCGCGATCAACAAAAAATGGCCGGTCGTCACGGTGTAAATTTCACGACGCAAAATCTCGCGAGCGGAGTTTATTCTTACAAGCTTGAAGTGATACCGGGCTATGGCTCATGGCAGCCGTTTGTTGAAACGAAAAGCATGGTGTATTTAAAATAATCGTAAAAGGAAGCCTCTCGTGAACGCACAAAAAATTTTCAGCCGGCTCGCGTTGATCTGCGCAGTCATGAGTTTCACTGCATGCAAAGAAGATTCTCCCACGCCGCCGGATGAAGCGCCCAAAGGTGCGGGTGATTTTTCCATTCCCAACGGCAACGTAACGATTGCCGGCACGCTCGATCTTCCCTCGACGCCGGGGCCGTATCCGGTGATGGTCTTCATTCCAGGC encodes:
- a CDS encoding VCBS repeat-containing protein, producing the protein MSTKFFTVSLTIICFSAIQSFSQTLTKITDANNPVVNDVFNSGGGSWIDVNNDGYLELFVAHGNDASQNNSLYLNDKRGGFIKVQTGALVNDGGTSIGSVWADFNHDGKLDAFVTNRFNFKNFLYLGSDDTVFTKITTGNPVTDVASSNSSSWVDVDNDGDLDLFVVNFGARHFFYRNDGAPNFNLTKIDTGLVLANNGNSIVAHGRITTTIARRIFLSATVRTRTIICLPTPDAARLHL
- a CDS encoding T9SS type A sorting domain-containing protein, encoding MTLNDGRSTLGASWGDYDNDGDLDLFVANFLNQNNMLYQNSGAPNYILTPVASSIVANDGGSSVGSAWGDYDNDGDLDLYVANDIAAGGSGRNFLYENSGPPNYTFTKITAGEAVNDIANSFGCNWADYDRDGDLDLFAANRLNQRNLLYRNEGNGNRWLALKCAGTISNRTGIGAKVRVKATINGAARWQMQEIVPQSGYNNQNLHLHFGLGNAMTVDSLKIEWPSGAIDVLKNVPSNQFLIVMEGANPTGVHEGAVSPPQDFGLEQNYPNPFSANGAPGNPETRIAFALPVASRVTLTVFDMTGRVVAELLRGQQKFAGLHEINFAAQNLASGVYFYELQAVPLHALASPFVAKKAMSIVK
- a CDS encoding T9SS type A sorting domain-containing protein, which translates into the protein MLIRKIFLPHGKSFICAAVILFTRPAMLNAQPFTKITIGTIATDVRDASGASWIDYEGDGDLDLFTSNRSIGNYLYRNNGNGSFPRVNAGSLTTINSIGNSWADYDNDGDLDVFTVGFSSVLHRNQGNGTFVNVTVSALGLASSNLAGWGCAWADFDNDRHVDLVIAHAAGALGTSLPNFLFRNKGDGTFERITNSPVVTGLAPYTVPTWSDFDQDGDQDLFIGSGPANGTRARDYLYRNQLKQTGAATFERINEAPIGTDLADGQVWNWIDYDNDGDLDGYVTNYWGGVNSGLRNFFYRNDGGTYTSITSGAIATDAGLSLAQVWGDFDNDGDLDVFLAEDNNNGAANKFYQNNGNGTFSRILTAPFTTDIAPSWGATGGDYDNDGDIDLFVPNVLRPAIQAPPHFYRNDLSNNNHWVKLKLVGTSSNRDGIGAKIRAKATIGGNTYWQLREASSQNTFCGQNSPEIHFGFGDASNIDSLRIEWPLGQIDIYANVQTNVVFQAVEGTGLNPLSTAVEDESPTTPLGFALEQNYPNPFNPTTRIAFKLAAASRVTLTVFDVTGRVVAELLRDQQKMAGRHGVNFTTQNLASGVYSYKLEVIPGYGSWQPFVETKSMVYLK